GATGCTTACCTCTCCATCACAAGCCCCTGACAGCACGGTGGACAAGCTCTTGGGATGTTTTGCAATACAGTTGATCCCATCTCTATGACCTTCCAGGGCCGCAACAAAAGGCTTCGCGAATACGCGTTCCAGTTTGGTGGCATTTAAGGCTCTGACATATTCACGTGGTACCTCAAATGGATGAAGTGAGGGGTCGTAGTTACGAGGAACTGAAAGAGAAATCATTTATCGTTAGAACAGTCGCCATAGAATCCTGATGGTACGCCGTCTGTTTGTCACAGTGTTCAATCAGTCACAAAGCGGCCATTACCAACaatgtatcaattcctcaagaCTTTCATGATCTCTGCTGGCTGTCATCTAATAGGAACCTTCATGGTGGATTAAACAAACCTGTCCTGGAAGTGATGGACGCACAAGCACTTGTGTGATCAGTCCTAACCCCGTGTGACCATCACAACTTACAACTTCTAAAATTTGGCTTGATCAGATTTAGCGTACAGGGTCAGGATCGTGGTTTAGGGGCAAACAAAGAGCTGACAGGTTAACTGTAACTTCGCCCAGCTCTCATATTGGTCTCCACATCTGTACGGACATCCAGCCTAGTCCCCTGTACACTACAATACAGATTGCTAGGCCACACTCAAGCTTATTTGCTTGCAGTAGTTTTTCATGTATCTTAAGATGTACCTAAAGTTTCTGAACAACCTTTGACTTCCTGGGAGGATTTGTGATGTTAATAAGTGTTGTAATatcctttattaacaaatttataTGAAAATTCGGAgctgaaatccactttctgtccCTGTTTCTCTATTGCAAGCAAAAAGAGTACAAGTGAGTGGAAAAACCGATAAGGGCTCTTTGACGCAAACAACTTTTCTGGCACTTAATAATCTATAGGATGTATACAATATTCCTTTATTTCTATCCCTGAATACGTTTCATTTGCATAAAAGCAGCCAAAAGCTCCATGCACATGGCTGTCAGTATTTCACGGCTAGCACATGGAGACATTTGTCACTAGGGTCCCATAAACATGCCTGTATGTTACAGGCCCAGGGAAAAACTCAGCACAGATCCTATACTTGTCTGTTCTGCGGCCCAGCTCGCAGAAGAAGAACAAgcagcacacagatgtcatccatgtgccataaTACCACGGAGCGGAAACATGTAGTGTCATACAGAGAAGAcgaagcagggctgtggagtagaAAGGCCAAACCACAAACTCTGACTTCTCTATTCTCACACAGCCCAACTCAGACTCCTTCTCAGACCGCCATGGTCAgagagaagcagtaaagatcctctaattcattaaaaagtcaGTAAAGTGAaactaaatatgtaacaaactatccaTCTAATTATACATTATTAATAATATAAATTAATCTGGTCTCAGACTCTGATTCTACAGCCCTGAAACGGTTCAAACTGTTCTATCTCAGGCAGTGGTTATGGGGTAGAGAAGAGAAGATTCTCAGCTCGTTTATGATCACttttctacctgtattatttccagaaataTCACCAGCTGGAAACACAGATGGTATATGGGAGTTGTGTGTGTCTGTACAAAGTCCCTCGGTCTCCTGATCAGTCAGACCCTCCACTGATCTGCAAGATATCCCCTTTCCCATGGATATGGAATAACTTGTTTCACTGGAACACAATttgggaacgcccttctgacagtggggagatatcagtgctaaaACGAACGGCGCCAATATCTCCACCACTGcgacacagaacaggaaagcagaTATATAGCAGGTATATAAAGGTCCTTTATAAATGCAGCCTGGACACTACAGATAATACTGCGGCCATGTGCATAAAGCCTAAGGGTCAGTAAGAACAGCATGGATGACGCACGGATTGGTTATCACCGACCCGTACAATGAAATGAGTGGACCAACCTACAAACATGTATACGGAGCTGCTGCATATTTGGAGTTTTTTCACTACAACCCGGCACAAAGCAGTAACAACTGCAGAAGTGTAtaggcccatagaaatgtatgtgcAAGTGCAGATCTGATCTATGGCTGTGTGTATGGAGCCACATAATGGACACCCGGGCATAGCATGTACCGCTGTTGTCCATCATTTCACAGTGTATTTAGTAGCAGGACACACTATGGGCTCTAAGCTGgccattgatagatagatagatagatagatagatagatagaaatcgtCCAAGCATCGTTTGAAAACCAATATCGTCTGCACGCCTCCTCGCCCTCTGACAACCCCCCTCACCTTTGGGCAGATCCTTCTTGGTCTCCCGCACGTAGTCATCGGGATTCCTGCACAGCACCTTCACCTTCATACCGACAACTTTGCACAGCTCCCGTCTATTTTTTTCCTTACACCACGAGGAACGGAAGTGAGAGAGCCGCGGCGCACTAATTCTACGTCACACGCCAGGGCGCCATCTTTACTCCGGACAGCCCTTATTACGAGCGTCGCGGCGCCATTTTTGTTATGGGCAATAGTTAGTTCGTCACGCTGGAGGAGGAATAGTGGGCGGGGCTAGGTTGAGAGGTCACCGGCAAAGCCTGTGCCTGATGTAACGTGTGCAGGGCCAGTGACAGCTATACACATGGCCGCCCCGTCAGGACCGGCTGCTGAGCCCGCCCTGCCCGCACCTTCCCCGGTCACAGCCATAAGGCAGCTCTTCGGACATGTCCAGTATGAGAACCTGGTGGCCGGCCTGAGCGGGGGCGTCATCTCCACCCTGGTCCTACACCCGCTGGACCTGGTCAAGATCCGCTTCGCAGGTCAGTCCGCATCGCTTATCTGGTCCTGAATGGAGGTGTCAGGTCTGCACTACATCCATCTCACTGTACGGCTAGGGAgggcatgctggaagttgtagttcccCTAGCTGTATACTGTTATACAACCACTTTGAAgatatctgcttgctgtcagtgaatggggtcaTTGGGGGTTATTAGTACTGGTGCTATGTGCACCATTCTCCTTATTGTCTGCAGGTGCAGCAAAATAATACAAGGGCTCCAGTGGGTGCACCATGTTCCCAAAATGAAGTCTACGCCAGTCAGGACCTAATAAGGCCGGGGCTACACGGTGATCTGGATGCATGACCAAAGGTCTTCATGAATGGAACAACATTGTGACCCCAAGGATTTAGAGGGGTTTGTCCAGGAATTAGGCAAATCCCAGAGGCGGTCGGggaaggtgtaacataaaaaataaatcatacttgCGTGTCCCCGGCCATTTGGGTGCCCAAAGTCCTCGCCATACaagaccattgaggccaatcagagaATCACCAAAGGACCGGGACCATGTGAGTGACGTCACCGTGTCCTTTCCAGCCTCGCCGAGGACATTGACcgacaattcctggacaactcttttacaGTCACAGAAAAGTCGAACAATATTCAACTTGAAGCTGTGGTTGTGGCGACATTATTGAAGGAGTTGCAGGGTGACCTGACAATCTTCAGTCATGCAATGGGAGTTGCGACCAAAATGTATATCAGACACCACAACCATTTTTCCTCCCACTTTTCACTTTGCATTGGAAAATCAAGAAAGTGGCTAATTTATTTAGAGGAAAACCAAAAAGAAGTCCAACTTTGACATCAGGAATCTGCAGTGTTATGTCATTTGGGGCAGTGCATGGCTATCATACAAACACTATATAAAAGTATAACCTATACACAGGCTAGATACAAACGTATGATGGCTGGGGTTCCAACTCCTCTATCATTCCCATCAGCACCACTGCTGTCCTGGGGTGCCAATGGGTTTGTATACCAGGGCTTTTACTAACCATCTTTGTGCCCCTATGATATACTCTGCGTACAAGTAGAACATGTATACAGCTTGGTGAGGAACTGTTGATGACCCATGCTAAATATTGTTGGGTCTTCTCATTCCTTATGCCTGCAGCCTCTTAGTACTTCCCAGGCACAGCGCCATAGATTTGTATAATGGCTGTGTATAGTGGTATCGCTGCtcagctcattcacttgaatgggactgagctgcgatcaggtCATATAACCAAAGAATACAACATGACATGGCCTATGAAGTGGAAGCATTGCTTAGGGAGCGCCCATGCCTTTTAAACAGGAGGTCTGGTGGAGGGTTCCCAGGTGTTTGAGCTCTCACAGATCTTCAATGGTTGACGTAGCCTAATAAGGAATGAAAAAGTCCAacaaaaccccctttaaataagtGTCTGATAAATAGCACCACCCACTATCGGGGTCCTGTGCTGCCAGCTCCTTCTATATGGTCGGTGCTGATATTTCAATATATTACCTTGGCACAGAATAATGGACCTTTAATGCGTTTTGTGTTTGATTTCACAGTGAGCGATGGCTTAGAGCTCCGACCGAAGTACAATGGCATTCTGCATTGCATGTCCACTGTGTGGAGACGAGAAGGACTACGTGGTCTCTATCAGGGGGTTACCCCAAATATGTGGGGTGCAGGCGCCTCCTGGGGGCTATACTTCTTCTTGTAAGTAAATACAGCAAAAACATATTGACTTTATACTTTAAAACAAATATGTTATCTGATCTGGAGATTGGCTGGTGCATGCGTCATACCCATGTACCCTGATCGCCAGCTTATGGCAGCTCTCACTATAGCGGGCAATTGGTACTGGTTGTTTGCACGTATACAGTCTCTCTGACGGTTTCACATACTGACTGTCTCCTTTATCTGTCTACCAGTTATAACGGAATCAAGGCCTAcaaaaaggaagggagaacagaaaACCTGACCGCCACCGAACACCTCCTGTCTGCTGCCGAGGCTGGTGAGTGATGTCCTAGCCTCAGATACAGATGAGATATCATGTGATAGAACTGTCATCTGTAGGGATCAGGCAGGTTCATCCCAATTAAAAATCTGGAACACCTTAGAAAAATGCAGCAGTTatccaaagcatccaaaccattTCCAGTGCTCCATACTGTCCCGTTCCCAGCACTCTGTTGTCCGCTCCAATTCTTCAGCAAACCCTTTTAATCCCTGTTCTTATTCTCTGTCAGCCATGCACGTACACACTAAATCTAGTTTCGCAGAAAACCAAATAACTCAGGTAAAGAAGGTGAAGTGCCCTGAGGGTGGTATTCACACGCTGCAGAATTTTTGCAGATTTCTACAACTCAGAATCTGTTCCGTGCATCTGAACGTGGATACTTTATGTGCATAGGTGTCAGCTGAATGGGACAACTGCAGAAAATTCACCAATAATACCGTACACATCCACTACATTACATGGGATATATACGGTGCGCTGCATAAATCCATGCAGAAAATAATAGTAGCAGCAGCATAGATGACATTTCAACAGGTCTCATCCATTCTGTGCAAAAAATCTGTTGCATTAAGTGACTTGTGATGCAGAGCTTTATTCTGCTGTCTGTCAatatatgctgcagattttcactaTGGATTTTGGCCTTTGCAATGTACGGCAGAAATCTGCAGCAAGTCTATAAAGTATACAAAAAAGAGGAAGGCGGTGGATCATCTTGGGTTCAAGGTGCTGGTTTGAATCGTGACCCAAAGTCGTAACGAGCTTTGGAAACCCAAATTTGGTCTATATAGAACCCAGTAGAAGTAAGTCCCCGTTAATTCCTTTAACCTTTGCACCACCACTACAGTAACAGAATTGTTGCCCTCGGTCTGGACCTACTGAGGATCATGTCTTGCAATGTTTCTTTAATGCAGGTGCCTTAACCCTTTGTTTCACAAACCCAATATGGGTTACAAAGACTCGTCTTGTTCTTCAGTATGATGCTGGCGTTGACCCTTCAAGACGGCAGTACAAAGGCATGTTCCATGCACTGGCTAAAATTTATAGGCAAGAAGGAGTTCCAGGACTGTACAAGGTGATCTATGTTTCTATAATGTTGTACAATCATCTGAGACCTCGAGCGATCCCATTAGTAACCGTCATGTCTTGTATTTGTAGGGCTTTGTACCAGGCCTGCTGGGAACGTCACACGGTGCCCTCCAGTTTATGGCATATGAGGAACTGAAGATGGATTATAATAAGCACTTAAATCGACCCATTGACACAAAACTGgtaataactatctatctatatgtacaTTCTGGCCTCATGAGCATAGAAGAGCCACAAGAGATGCCAAGCATTATAATTCACGCTTAACTTTCATGCCTTTCCAGAACACCTTGGAATACATCACAATGGCGGCCTTATCAAAGATATTTGCTGTGTCGGCTACGTACCCCTACCAGGTGGTGCGCGCGCGGTTACAGGATCAGCATAACCAATACTTAGGAGTCATAGATGTTATCAGAAGGACATGGAGGTAAGTCGAGTCGAGTTTTTGGTGTTAGTATATTAGTCTTTCTAGTGAGCCTGGTTTGGGGCTATTTTAAAGGATTTTTCAACTTCGGGGAacccttaaaggagttatccagcccCTCAAACTGATGACTTATCTAAAGGATAGGTCAATAGTATCTGAACTATCGGTGTTGGAGACCTGGACCCCACACGTCAGTTGTTGCAGCATCCTTCAGGGATCGGTCTGCTCTTATTCAATAGTGGGGGTGACCGGGAACAGCAGCTTCGTTCCTTTACTCGAATAAGAGCAGTCTGTGCAAgctccctgtccactgcagcagctcccatGGACAGAGACTGCCAGAACaggtgatctgtgtggggtccacatgTCAGACCCCCAAAGATCAAATACCTGGATATGCCATGTATCTAAAACCCTCGCTTGTTAGAATAACTGAGCAGGGAGGCttggaagtcccatagaagtgaatgaggtgAGTCGCACATGTATGGTGTGtactctccattcactgcagctatGAGACTGGGATTGGAGACACCCATTGTTGACAAACGTGTGAGTTCCAGAAGTGGGACGTGTTGGGTCTCCTGACCTGTTTTAGTAAACACCTGTAGTATCCTAACAGTTCCAGGTAGGGCGGGGcgactgattaaaaaaaataaccaaaactgaaTAT
This genomic stretch from Leptodactylus fuscus isolate aLepFus1 chromosome 4, aLepFus1.hap2, whole genome shotgun sequence harbors:
- the SLC25A32 gene encoding solute carrier family 25 member 32, producing the protein MAAPSGPAAEPALPAPSPVTAIRQLFGHVQYENLVAGLSGGVISTLVLHPLDLVKIRFAVSDGLELRPKYNGILHCMSTVWRREGLRGLYQGVTPNMWGAGASWGLYFFFYNGIKAYKKEGRTENLTATEHLLSAAEAGALTLCFTNPIWVTKTRLVLQYDAGVDPSRRQYKGMFHALAKIYRQEGVPGLYKGFVPGLLGTSHGALQFMAYEELKMDYNKHLNRPIDTKLNTLEYITMAALSKIFAVSATYPYQVVRARLQDQHNQYLGVIDVIRRTWRKEGFHGFYKGIVPNLLRVTPACCITFVVFENVSHFLLGLRKPKM